From a single Paenibacillus sp. FSL R5-0345 genomic region:
- a CDS encoding BMP family lipoprotein has product MKKVFKLSLVMLLAFTVVLAGCGNNNAKNAANGETNAGTNGGTNAGKDFKFGMVTDIGGVNDKSFNQSAWEALQALEKETGTSVKYLQSKSNADYEPNLNQFVKDGYNLTWGIGFDLGDAIKKVAGENPNANLAIIDSVVDAPNVASVTFSENEGSFLVGVVAGLTTKTNKVAFIGGMESPVIKRFEVGFKAGVAAVNPEAKVTITYAGAYDKPDTGKSLAATLYNDGNDIIFPAAGATGNGVFNEAKSRNKAGGAKVWVIGVDKDQSIEFGTDVTLTSMIKRVDEAVKKVSKEVIDGTFKGGTTTVLGLKDNGVGISDTSKVNVSEEILAKVEDFKKQIIDGTITVPAE; this is encoded by the coding sequence ATGAAAAAAGTTTTCAAACTATCTCTTGTAATGTTGCTGGCATTTACAGTAGTATTGGCGGGTTGCGGAAACAACAACGCTAAGAATGCTGCAAATGGCGAGACTAACGCAGGAACAAATGGTGGAACAAACGCTGGAAAAGATTTCAAATTTGGTATGGTTACTGACATCGGTGGTGTTAACGATAAGTCGTTTAACCAATCCGCATGGGAAGCATTACAGGCTCTTGAAAAAGAAACTGGCACTTCCGTTAAATATTTGCAAAGTAAATCCAATGCTGACTATGAGCCAAACCTTAACCAATTCGTTAAAGATGGCTACAACTTGACTTGGGGTATCGGTTTTGATCTTGGCGACGCAATTAAAAAGGTTGCTGGTGAGAACCCAAATGCTAACTTGGCAATTATCGATAGCGTTGTAGATGCTCCTAACGTTGCATCCGTTACTTTCTCTGAGAACGAAGGTTCTTTCTTGGTTGGTGTGGTTGCTGGTTTGACTACAAAAACTAACAAAGTAGCTTTCATTGGTGGTATGGAAAGCCCAGTAATCAAACGTTTTGAAGTAGGATTTAAAGCTGGTGTAGCGGCAGTTAACCCTGAAGCTAAAGTTACAATTACTTATGCAGGTGCATATGACAAACCGGATACTGGTAAATCCCTTGCAGCTACATTGTACAACGATGGTAATGACATCATCTTCCCTGCTGCTGGTGCAACAGGAAATGGCGTATTTAACGAAGCTAAATCCCGTAACAAAGCCGGCGGTGCTAAAGTATGGGTTATCGGTGTAGACAAAGACCAATCCATTGAATTTGGTACAGACGTAACTTTGACTTCCATGATCAAACGCGTTGACGAAGCTGTGAAGAAGGTTTCCAAAGAAGTAATCGACGGTACTTTCAAAGGCGGTACTACAACTGTTCTTGGTTTGAAAGACAATGGTGTAGGTATCTCTGATACATCTAAAGTTAACGTTTCTGAAGAGATCTTGGCTAAAGTTGAAGATTTCAAAAAACAAATCATTGATGGAACCATTACAGTTCCTGCAGAGTAA